Below is a genomic region from Anoplolepis gracilipes chromosome 1, ASM4749672v1, whole genome shotgun sequence.
TTCTTCTAGCGCTTCGAGCCTTGAGAGAAATGTacataaagagagaaaggacaAAGATGAGGATATAGAGCACAAAACTAAGAGATATGAAAATGGTATGGATTCACAGAGAAGAAGAGGCAAGTACAGTAACGATCAAAGATGGTATAACAAGAGACGATATAACAATCATGTACCATATAATCAAAAAGATTATGGTTATTTTAATTCACGCCCTTACAGACGTCAGAATTATTATGATAGAAATAGAAGGGATGCATATAACAATTATCCTTATAATAGACACAATAAcagaaattatgaaagaaCATCTAGTTATGGCAGATCAAGATtacaagattattataaaaatactggTAGAAATGAAAGTAGTCACTCTGTGCGAGAAGACAGTTCAAAAGAGCGAACAAATCAATCTCGAACAACCTTGATGATGGATAGGCTCGATTCGACAAAAGATAACGTGGAAATAACTGAACaagtgaaagaaagagagaagaaaagaagaatttcTCAAGACAAGACTCAGCCAAGtcgcaaaaaattgaaaagaaagagatctTTATCTACTTCTAGCTCTTCCAGTGTCAGTAGTAGTAGCAGTAGTAGTAGCAACACTAGTAGCAGCAGCTCGAGTAGTAGCAATAGCAGCAGTAATACTGACAGTAGTAGCAGCAGCACTACTGATAGTTCAGAAGATGAAAGGAAGCAGAAGAAAGCTAAGAAGAaggctaaaaaattaaagaaagctatgaaaaaacaaaagaagaaacgaatgaagaag
It encodes:
- the LOC140671208 gene encoding uncharacterized protein, which gives rise to MMNNPEKPVALIDSSIKAVKGKLKRRSASSSSNNSEKNKKRRNICSKDKRRKSKHRSSSNSSSSSSASSLERNVHKERKDKDEDIEHKTKRYENGMDSQRRRGKYSNDQRWYNKRRYNNHVPYNQKDYGYFNSRPYRRQNYYDRNRRDAYNNYPYNRHNNRNYERTSSYGRSRLQDYYKNTGRNESSHSVREDSSKERTNQSRTTLMMDRLDSTKDNVEITEQVKEREKKRRISQDKTQPSRKKLKRKRSLSTSSSSSVSSSSSSSSNTSSSSSSSSNSSSNTDSSSSSTTDSSEDERKQKKAKKKAKKLKKAMKKQKKKRMKKKLKKKLKKSSSKKKGHSKKKSKENKEVQGSSKKENTKEVVPEVMEKAKAMAPMTKEEWEKRQNMIRRIYDEETGRYRLIKGDGEVLEEIVSRERHKEINKQATKGDGEFFQAHLKMKAL